Proteins co-encoded in one Listeria ivanovii subsp. ivanovii genomic window:
- a CDS encoding MucBP domain-containing protein, which yields MKKRIFRYVFVSMLLFTGLLVGSSSVHAAEMDSSTIAYDYVDVNTLTKEQKDSIIKGTPNEIHKNDYETYQFVYQKNSSQAATNSVDNPSGNNQLLKTGDSGTNIFLIILGLLLVGGGISLFAWKRGRGKQFLLFLVVFGGSSILAGSIVQAAESSSLKPEEKVVSSKGVKETKKPESIPGYTYVGYLHTVKNDNLPAPIQKGKVIVNYQDEKGTSIAPSETLEGDIGQPYQILAKEITGYEEKEVEGNTTGTYMKETQTVVCIYEKLPIAAANVMVNYLDEDGKKIHDSQTISGNIGDSYDASTPSYQLEIAGYTLDNDRLPNNEKGTLSEQTQEVNYVYRKELQEVTITIRFVDRDDNPFVLDDLTTYKDGSLVPLYPNLDQYHMLLDYNQQVYNQGEQVPDIVLDSKEGETYSLPEKMTFSILDNQGNPVDYVASPNANNSVSGIRYWQNYRSTPANREGTLTSEDIVVTYQILRYGILIPAP from the coding sequence ATGAAAAAAAGAATTTTTCGTTACGTGTTTGTAAGTATGTTATTATTTACGGGTTTATTAGTGGGAAGTTCATCTGTTCATGCTGCTGAAATGGACTCTAGCACCATTGCGTATGATTATGTCGATGTGAATACATTAACCAAGGAACAAAAGGATAGTATTATAAAAGGGACTCCGAACGAAATACATAAAAATGATTACGAAACCTATCAATTTGTTTATCAAAAAAATTCTTCACAAGCAGCTACTAATTCAGTGGATAATCCATCTGGGAATAATCAATTATTGAAAACAGGTGATTCAGGAACTAATATTTTTTTAATTATTCTTGGGCTTCTGCTCGTTGGAGGTGGCATTAGTCTGTTTGCTTGGAAAAGGGGGCGTGGCAAACAGTTTTTATTATTCTTGGTGGTGTTTGGGGGGAGTAGCATACTTGCTGGCTCAATTGTTCAAGCCGCAGAATCTAGTAGCTTAAAACCAGAAGAAAAAGTAGTTTCATCAAAAGGAGTCAAAGAAACAAAAAAACCAGAAAGTATCCCTGGCTACACTTATGTTGGATATCTTCATACAGTGAAAAATGATAATCTACCTGCACCTATTCAAAAAGGAAAAGTTATCGTGAATTATCAAGATGAAAAAGGGACTTCTATAGCACCAAGTGAAACACTAGAAGGCGATATCGGTCAACCCTATCAAATTTTAGCAAAAGAAATTACTGGTTATGAAGAAAAAGAAGTGGAAGGAAATACTACTGGAACGTATATGAAAGAGACACAAACAGTAGTTTGCATTTATGAAAAACTGCCAATTGCAGCTGCTAATGTAATGGTCAATTATTTGGATGAAGACGGAAAGAAAATACATGATTCCCAAACAATTAGCGGTAATATAGGGGATAGTTATGATGCCTCCACACCTAGTTATCAATTAGAAATTGCTGGCTATACATTAGATAATGATAGGCTACCTAACAATGAAAAAGGCACGCTATCTGAGCAAACGCAAGAAGTGAATTATGTATACAGGAAAGAGTTGCAAGAGGTTACAATTACGATTAGGTTTGTTGATCGCGATGATAATCCGTTTGTACTAGATGATTTAACTACCTATAAAGATGGTTCGCTAGTTCCGCTTTATCCAAACTTAGATCAGTACCACATGTTGTTAGATTATAATCAGCAAGTATACAATCAAGGCGAGCAAGTACCTGATATTGTATTGGATAGCAAAGAAGGAGAAACGTATTCCTTACCAGAAAAAATGACATTTAGTATTTTAGATAATCAAGGAAATCCAGTGGATTATGTGGCTTCACCAAATGCAAATAATAGTGTCAGTGGAATTAGGTATTGGCAAAACTATCGCAGTACTCCAGCTAATCGTGAAGGAACTCTAACTTCTGAGGATATAGTGGTTACTTATCAAATTCTTAGATATGGTATTCTTATTCCCGCACCATAA
- the nagA gene encoding N-acetylglucosamine-6-phosphate deacetylase, whose product MANKVITNATIYTGKGILENAFVRFDKQILEVGSMANFQADKTEEVVDVKGQKLVPGFIDVHSHGGYSFDAMDADPEALRKQVNGMLNEGITTYFPTTMTQSHENIEKALKVINEVAQTEPVIGGIHLEGPFVSKVFKGAQPEEYIQAPDLELFKKWFAISGGLIKLVTYAPEHETSADFENLCFELGVVPSIGHSNDVREHLKTSKATHATHLYNACHRMTHREPGVPGHVLLEQGINAELIVDGIHVHPDMVKLAYEMKGAEHLCIITDSMRAKGMPEGKSELGGQTVIVKDKQARLEDGTLAGSVLTYDDGFRNMIKFTGCTIEEAVLMSSGNQAREFNLTQKGAIQAGKDADFNILNDDLQITATYSFGKKHS is encoded by the coding sequence ATGGCTAATAAGGTAATTACAAACGCTACAATTTATACTGGTAAAGGGATTCTCGAAAACGCTTTTGTAAGATTTGACAAACAGATTCTAGAAGTTGGCTCTATGGCTAATTTTCAAGCAGATAAAACAGAAGAAGTTGTGGATGTGAAAGGACAAAAATTAGTTCCTGGATTTATAGATGTTCATTCTCATGGGGGCTATAGTTTTGACGCGATGGATGCAGATCCAGAAGCACTTAGAAAGCAAGTGAATGGCATGTTGAACGAAGGGATTACCACGTACTTCCCAACAACAATGACACAATCACATGAAAATATTGAAAAAGCATTGAAAGTAATCAATGAAGTAGCTCAAACCGAGCCTGTCATTGGTGGGATTCATTTAGAAGGACCATTTGTTTCGAAAGTTTTCAAAGGGGCGCAACCAGAAGAATACATCCAAGCGCCGGATTTGGAGCTTTTCAAAAAATGGTTTGCTATTTCTGGTGGCCTAATTAAATTAGTAACGTATGCTCCAGAACATGAAACTTCTGCTGATTTTGAAAATTTGTGTTTTGAACTAGGTGTTGTTCCAAGTATTGGACACTCTAATGATGTTCGTGAACACTTGAAAACTAGTAAAGCAACCCATGCAACTCATTTATATAATGCATGTCACCGAATGACACACCGCGAACCAGGTGTTCCAGGGCACGTTTTACTAGAACAAGGCATCAACGCTGAACTGATTGTTGACGGTATCCACGTGCACCCAGATATGGTGAAATTAGCTTATGAAATGAAAGGCGCAGAACATCTTTGCATCATTACTGATTCGATGCGCGCAAAAGGTATGCCAGAAGGAAAGTCTGAACTTGGTGGACAAACAGTTATTGTAAAAGATAAACAAGCGCGCTTAGAAGACGGAACACTTGCTGGTAGTGTACTAACTTATGACGATGGCTTCCGTAACATGATTAAATTTACCGGCTGTACGATAGAAGAAGCAGTTCTTATGTCTTCTGGAAATCAAGCACGTGAATTTAACCTAACACAAAAAGGTGCTATCCAAGCGGGTAAAGACGCTGATTTCAACATTTTAAACGATGATTTACAAATAACAGCAACCTATTCATTCGGAAAAAAACATTCTTGA